One genomic window of Providencia hangzhouensis includes the following:
- a CDS encoding YejL family protein: MPQSSRYSDEKVEGLLSDLVSVLEKNHTPVDLSLMVLGNMVTNLLNTSVAPAQRKMIAESFANALLSSVKEDQSH, from the coding sequence ATGCCACAATCATCTCGCTATAGTGATGAAAAAGTTGAAGGTTTACTTTCTGACCTCGTGAGTGTGTTAGAAAAAAATCACACCCCTGTTGACCTTTCCCTCATGGTGTTAGGTAATATGGTAACGAATCTGCTGAATACGTCGGTTGCGCCTGCGCAACGTAAAATGATTGCAGAATCATTCGCAAATGCATTACTTTCTTCTGTTAAAGAAGATCAATCACACTAA
- the yejK gene encoding nucleoid-associated protein YejK: MSLEINQIALHQLIKRDEQTLEVMLRDSLLTADGVVQDMMAELHRVYSAKSKAFGEFNEESELADALKLLRKGEEEFLGFSRAMTVRLKDELAKYPFAEGGVVLFCQYRYLAVEYLLIAVLNSCDSMFVTESLDLGTTHYLDIPHADIVARIDLTEWETNPESKRYLTFLKGRVGRKVSDFFMDFLAASEGLNAKVQNKGLVQALDDFCDNAQMDKNTRQAYRQQVHSYCTEQLQSGEEIELQALAKELPMVEEQSFDDFARQNDYQLEESFPADRGTLKQLTKFSGSGGGITISFDAMLMGERIFWDPVTDTLTIRGTPPNLRDQLQRRGTK, from the coding sequence ATGAGTCTGGAAATTAACCAGATAGCTTTACACCAGCTAATTAAAAGAGATGAGCAGACACTAGAGGTGATGTTGCGGGATTCTTTATTGACAGCAGATGGTGTCGTACAAGACATGATGGCAGAATTGCACCGCGTCTATAGTGCTAAAAGTAAAGCATTTGGTGAATTTAACGAAGAAAGTGAACTTGCTGATGCGTTAAAGTTATTGCGTAAGGGCGAAGAAGAATTTTTAGGTTTCAGCCGTGCGATGACGGTTCGCTTGAAAGATGAATTAGCCAAATATCCTTTTGCGGAAGGGGGCGTGGTTCTCTTTTGTCAATACCGTTACCTCGCGGTCGAATACTTATTAATTGCGGTGCTCAATAGTTGTGACAGCATGTTTGTCACAGAATCATTGGACTTAGGCACGACACATTATTTAGATATTCCTCATGCAGATATTGTCGCACGTATTGATTTAACCGAATGGGAGACCAATCCTGAGTCAAAACGCTATTTAACTTTCTTAAAAGGTAGAGTAGGGCGGAAAGTTTCTGATTTCTTTATGGATTTTCTGGCTGCATCTGAAGGGTTAAACGCAAAAGTTCAGAATAAAGGCTTGGTTCAGGCACTTGATGATTTTTGTGACAATGCACAAATGGACAAAAATACGCGCCAAGCTTATCGCCAGCAAGTACATAGTTATTGCACAGAACAATTACAGTCTGGAGAGGAAATTGAGCTGCAGGCGTTGGCAAAAGAGCTGCCAATGGTTGAAGAACAAAGCTTTGACGATTTCGCTCGCCAAAATGATTATCAACTCGAAGAAAGTTTCCCTGCCGATAGAGGAACGTTAAAGCAATTAACGAAGTTTTCGGGGAGTGGTGGCGGGATCACGATTAGCTTTGATGCGATGCTCATGGGGGAGCGTATCTTTTGGGACCCTGTCACTGATACGTTAACCATTCGTGGCACACCACCTAATTTGCGTGATCAATTACAACGCCGTGGTACTAAATAG
- the rplY gene encoding 50S ribosomal protein L25: protein MLTINAIERKEQGKGASRRLRRDNQLPAIVYGGNQEAISVTLNHDEIINQESKAEFYEVLNLVIDGKETKVKVQAVQRHPFKPKVTHIDFLRA from the coding sequence ATGTTAACTATCAATGCAATTGAACGTAAAGAGCAGGGTAAGGGTGCGAGCCGCCGCCTGCGCAGAGATAACCAGCTTCCAGCTATCGTTTACGGTGGCAACCAAGAAGCTATCTCTGTAACTCTTAACCACGATGAAATCATCAACCAAGAAAGCAAAGCAGAATTTTACGAAGTTCTGAATCTGGTTATCGATGGTAAAGAAACAAAAGTAAAAGTTCAGGCTGTTCAACGTCACCCATTTAAGCCAAAAGTGACGCACATTGACTTCCTGCGCGCTTAA
- a CDS encoding DEAD/DEAH box helicase — MPFVLRPYQQEAVNATVDYFRKQTAPAVIVLPTGAGKSLVIAELARLARGRVLVLAHVKELVEQNHAKYLAYGLQADIFAAGLNRKESQSKVVFGSVQSVARNLKAFDAHFSLVIIDECHRISLNDKSQYQQIIQVLQANNPSLRILGLTATPYRLNSGWIYQYHYHGMVRGDENCFFRECIYELPLHYMIKNKFLVPPERLDMPVLQYDFSQVSLTSSGIFNEQELNLSLKKQQRITPKIIEQVIEYATPLQGCMIFAATVEHAKEILSYLPKNSAALVTAETPAIDRQAIIKQFKNKELHYLVNVSVLTTGFDAPHVDVIAILRPTESVSLYQQIVGRGLRLYEGKTRCLILDYAGNPHDLFRPEVGSSQPNSTSVPVQVFCPLCQFANIFWGKCTSDGQIIEHYGRRCQGWEEDENKQKKQCEFRFRFKQCPHCGAENDIAARRCQKCQEVLTDPDDMLKAALKLKDALIIRCGGMQFITGSDNKGEWIKINYYDEDGTCVSERFRLATPAQKRVFEYRFLREHQRAPGVPFKWNNANDILVQQSLLRYPQFIVARKKERFWEIREKIFDYQGRFRVAAPLS, encoded by the coding sequence ATGCCTTTTGTATTACGCCCTTACCAACAAGAAGCTGTCAATGCGACGGTTGATTATTTCCGCAAGCAGACTGCCCCTGCCGTGATTGTCTTACCAACAGGAGCAGGTAAAAGCTTAGTGATTGCCGAATTGGCTCGGCTTGCTCGCGGGCGAGTGTTGGTATTAGCCCATGTGAAAGAATTAGTTGAGCAGAACCATGCTAAGTACCTCGCATATGGCCTACAAGCCGATATATTTGCCGCTGGCCTGAACCGCAAAGAATCTCAAAGCAAAGTGGTTTTCGGTAGTGTGCAATCTGTTGCTCGCAATCTTAAGGCATTTGACGCACATTTTTCCCTAGTAATTATTGATGAGTGTCACCGTATAAGTTTGAATGATAAGAGCCAATACCAACAAATTATTCAAGTTTTACAAGCTAATAACCCTTCATTACGTATTTTAGGATTAACAGCCACCCCTTACCGCCTCAACAGTGGCTGGATTTACCAATACCATTACCATGGCATGGTACGTGGTGATGAAAATTGTTTTTTCCGAGAGTGTATTTATGAACTCCCCCTACACTATATGATTAAAAACAAATTCTTAGTTCCACCTGAACGCTTAGACATGCCTGTTTTACAATATGATTTTAGCCAAGTTTCACTAACATCATCGGGTATTTTTAACGAACAAGAACTTAATTTGTCATTAAAAAAACAACAACGCATTACGCCTAAAATTATTGAGCAAGTTATTGAATATGCAACACCGTTACAAGGCTGCATGATCTTTGCTGCGACGGTCGAGCATGCCAAAGAAATTCTGAGTTATCTACCGAAGAATAGTGCGGCATTAGTGACGGCTGAAACCCCAGCAATTGATAGGCAAGCAATTATTAAGCAATTTAAAAATAAAGAATTACATTATCTCGTTAACGTTTCAGTATTAACAACAGGGTTTGATGCACCTCATGTCGACGTGATTGCTATTTTGCGGCCAACAGAGTCAGTCAGCTTATACCAACAAATTGTTGGCCGAGGATTACGCCTTTATGAGGGAAAAACACGCTGTTTAATCTTAGATTACGCAGGTAATCCACACGATTTATTTCGGCCTGAAGTGGGGTCAAGTCAACCAAATTCAACCAGTGTGCCTGTGCAAGTTTTTTGCCCATTATGCCAATTTGCGAATATTTTTTGGGGAAAATGTACCTCTGATGGGCAAATTATTGAACATTACGGCCGGCGCTGCCAAGGCTGGGAAGAAGATGAAAATAAGCAGAAAAAACAATGTGAATTTCGTTTTCGCTTTAAACAATGTCCACACTGTGGTGCAGAAAATGATATAGCGGCTCGTCGCTGTCAAAAATGCCAAGAAGTGCTTACCGACCCTGACGATATGCTAAAAGCCGCCTTAAAACTCAAAGATGCGTTAATTATTCGTTGTGGTGGTATGCAATTCATTACAGGGAGTGATAACAAAGGTGAATGGATTAAAATCAATTATTATGATGAAGATGGAACCTGTGTTTCAGAACGTTTTCGCCTAGCCACACCCGCACAAAAACGCGTGTTCGAATATCGTTTTTTACGTGAGCATCAGCGTGCCCCAGGTGTTCCGTTTAAGTGGAATAATGCAAATGATATATTAGTGCAACAATCTTTATTACGATATCCCCAATTTATTGTCGCGCGCAAAAAAGAACGCTTTTGGGAAATTCGAGAGAAAATCTTCGATTATCAAGGGCGTTTTCGCGTTGCTGCTCCCCTGTCATAA
- the rsuA gene encoding 16S rRNA pseudouridine(516) synthase RsuA codes for MRLDKFLSQQLGISRSLVARELRAGLVTVDDEIVKSGAFQVTIDHEVAYDGNVLVQVTGPRYFMLHKPQGYICSTDDPTHPTILFFIDEPLAQKLHSAGRLDIDTTGLVLLTDDGQWSHRITSPKHHCEKTYRVQLSDDIANDVAEQFTQGVMLNGEKHLTKPAKLEIISPRDVRLTISEGRYHQVKRMFAAVGNHVCGLHRERVGEIWLDETLEPGEYRPLTEEEINSINVPRK; via the coding sequence ATGCGACTGGATAAATTTTTGTCCCAGCAATTAGGGATAAGCCGAAGTTTGGTAGCGCGAGAATTGCGCGCAGGGCTCGTAACGGTTGATGATGAAATCGTTAAGTCAGGGGCCTTTCAAGTTACGATTGATCATGAAGTCGCTTATGATGGTAATGTCCTCGTGCAAGTTACTGGGCCGCGTTATTTTATGTTACATAAGCCACAAGGCTATATTTGCTCAACAGATGACCCAACACATCCAACAATTCTTTTTTTTATTGATGAGCCTCTCGCACAAAAACTGCATTCAGCAGGGCGTTTAGATATCGATACAACGGGGCTTGTCTTATTAACTGATGATGGTCAGTGGTCACATCGCATTACTTCACCGAAGCATCATTGTGAAAAAACATACCGAGTTCAATTGAGTGACGATATCGCCAATGATGTTGCCGAGCAGTTTACTCAGGGCGTTATGCTTAACGGGGAAAAACACCTAACTAAACCAGCAAAACTGGAAATTATCAGCCCTAGAGATGTCAGGTTGACGATTAGTGAAGGGCGTTATCATCAAGTGAAACGCATGTTTGCTGCGGTGGGGAACCATGTTTGTGGGTTACACCGTGAACGCGTTGGTGAAATTTGGCTCGATGAGACTCTTGAGCCCGGAGAATACCGTCCACTGACGGAAGAAGAGATCAACAGTATTAACGTACCACGTAAATAA
- a CDS encoding Bcr/CflA family multidrug efflux MFS transporter: protein MLMPLAIDMYLPSFPTMMHYFNVDEGRIQMTLNSYIFGFAIGQLFYGPMADSIGRKPVILGGVVVFAIASAACAITESIDSLIWLRFLHGFAAAAASVVINALMRDMFTRDEFSRSMSFVVLVMTIAPLLAPILGGELMRWFSWHAIFWSIAIAAVIAVILVSCFVRETLPVAKRQKFHVGTTLRQFATLFRAKQVLFYILASSFSFAGMFSFLNAGAFVYIDLNGVSPQNFGYYFGINIIFLFIMTTINSRYVRHFGAEKMLYFGIIIQFVMGVWLLVTTAFALDFWTLVIGVAVYVSGIAMITSNAMAVILDNYPHIAGTVSSLAGTIRFSIGALVGTLLSLIPAQSAWPMVGSMVACVALSMLFVLLAKKTK, encoded by the coding sequence ATGTTAATGCCGTTGGCCATCGACATGTACCTGCCAAGCTTCCCGACGATGATGCATTATTTTAATGTAGATGAAGGGCGCATTCAAATGACGCTCAATAGCTACATTTTTGGTTTTGCTATAGGGCAATTATTTTATGGGCCGATGGCAGATAGCATTGGTCGTAAACCTGTTATCTTGGGTGGAGTCGTTGTTTTTGCAATTGCTTCAGCGGCTTGTGCTATCACTGAATCGATTGACTCACTGATTTGGTTGCGTTTTTTACATGGTTTTGCCGCGGCAGCTGCAAGTGTTGTGATTAATGCACTTATGCGGGATATGTTTACCCGTGATGAATTCTCAAGAAGTATGTCTTTTGTTGTCTTAGTGATGACAATCGCACCGTTATTAGCCCCTATTTTAGGGGGAGAGCTAATGCGCTGGTTCTCATGGCATGCAATTTTTTGGAGCATCGCTATTGCTGCGGTTATCGCCGTTATTTTAGTGAGCTGTTTTGTGCGGGAAACACTCCCCGTTGCCAAAAGGCAAAAATTTCATGTTGGAACAACATTAAGGCAATTTGCGACTTTATTTAGAGCAAAACAAGTATTGTTCTATATATTAGCGAGCTCATTTTCCTTTGCAGGGATGTTTTCGTTCTTAAATGCAGGCGCTTTTGTGTATATCGATTTAAATGGGGTATCTCCACAGAATTTCGGCTACTATTTTGGTATCAATATCATCTTCCTGTTTATTATGACGACCATTAATAGCCGTTATGTAAGGCATTTCGGCGCGGAGAAAATGCTTTACTTTGGTATTATTATCCAATTTGTGATGGGCGTGTGGTTGCTTGTTACAACGGCATTTGCATTAGATTTTTGGACATTGGTTATCGGTGTTGCAGTCTATGTTAGTGGAATAGCGATGATCACTTCTAACGCAATGGCAGTGATCTTGGATAATTATCCACATATTGCAGGAACCGTTTCTTCATTGGCAGGAACAATAAGGTTTTCAATTGGCGCACTCGTTGGAACTTTGTTATCACTAATACCTGCTCAGAGCGCATGGCCAATGGTCGGCTCTATGGTTGCTTGCGTGGCGCTCTCGATGTTATTTGTTTTACTAGCTAAAAAAACAAAATAA
- the mepS gene encoding bifunctional murein DD-endopeptidase/murein LD-carboxypeptidase — MLTSEKLKRYAWRIVPAIAIAVTLTACTNPKSAKNTQYTAKSDTRMLNGSAGDSLTMASQDEFEELVQSVDTKSKIMDQYASWKGVAYRLGGTTKKGVDCSSFVQRTFLEQFGVELPRTTSEQESSGKSVKRNNLKVGDIVLFKTGRTMKHVGIYIGDQKFVHASTSSGVIVSEMTNSYWSKRYYASRRIINGS; from the coding sequence ATGCTAACCTCTGAAAAACTTAAGCGCTATGCTTGGCGCATTGTTCCGGCAATTGCAATCGCCGTAACGCTCACAGCATGTACCAACCCAAAGTCAGCTAAAAACACACAATATACTGCTAAATCAGATACTCGTATGCTAAATGGTTCTGCGGGTGACTCGCTGACGATGGCATCTCAAGATGAATTCGAAGAGTTAGTACAAAGTGTTGATACCAAATCTAAAATAATGGATCAATACGCAAGCTGGAAAGGCGTAGCTTATCGTCTTGGTGGCACAACAAAGAAAGGTGTTGATTGCTCAAGTTTCGTACAGAGAACATTTCTTGAACAATTTGGTGTTGAACTCCCTCGTACGACCTCTGAACAAGAATCCTCCGGCAAAAGCGTAAAACGTAATAATCTAAAAGTCGGTGATATTGTTTTATTTAAAACAGGCCGTACTATGAAGCATGTTGGCATCTATATTGGTGACCAAAAATTTGTCCATGCATCAACCAGTAGTGGTGTTATCGTTTCTGAAATGACTAACTCATACTGGAGCAAAAGATATTATGCCAGCAGGCGCATTATTAATGGCTCATAA
- a CDS encoding YrbL family protein, translating into MNMNLDKKILLPSENLIASGRQRACYQHPEYNHLCVKVHLSGRDDKETLREVRYYKRLYKRNLTVKTISHYYGTQQTDRGLGYVFQLIKDKTGNVSNTLDYYLKNKQVFLKHKRNMKIAYEQFKKNIYKEAITTMALKTYNIVYQLGYKPYGQFIIIDNLGSSNLIPIDYFSTRIARSTLNRRFADFEQRLYRDYNLKI; encoded by the coding sequence ATGAATATGAACTTAGATAAAAAAATTTTATTACCTTCTGAAAACTTGATCGCATCAGGCAGGCAACGTGCTTGTTATCAGCATCCTGAGTATAATCACCTATGCGTAAAAGTTCATTTAAGTGGGCGAGATGATAAAGAAACATTAAGAGAGGTTCGCTATTATAAACGCTTGTATAAAAGGAATCTTACCGTAAAAACGATTTCTCATTACTATGGCACCCAGCAAACTGATCGGGGGCTAGGGTACGTATTCCAATTAATCAAAGATAAGACAGGAAATGTTTCAAATACTTTAGATTATTATCTAAAAAATAAACAAGTTTTTTTGAAACATAAAAGAAACATGAAAATTGCTTATGAGCAATTTAAAAAGAACATATACAAAGAGGCTATTACCACGATGGCGCTCAAAACTTATAACATCGTTTATCAACTAGGCTATAAACCTTATGGTCAATTTATTATTATAGATAACCTTGGCTCATCTAACCTAATCCCCATTGATTATTTCTCAACTAGAATTGCTCGTTCCACCCTAAATCGCCGGTTTGCTGATTTCGAACAACGACTTTATCGTGACTATAATCTTAAGATATAG
- the yeiP gene encoding elongation factor P-like protein YeiP has translation MAKANEIKRGLAINYNGKLLLVKDIDIQAPSARGASTLYKMRFTDIKTGQKVEERFKGDDILETISLTRRGVSFSYIDGDEYVFMDNEDYTPYLFKKADIEEELLFIPEEGLPGMQVLTMDGQVLALELPQTVDMVIIETTPAIKGASASARTKPATMATGLTVQVPEYLTTGEKIRIHIAERRYMGRCD, from the coding sequence ATGGCCAAGGCCAACGAAATCAAACGTGGTTTAGCAATTAACTACAATGGCAAATTATTACTTGTAAAAGACATTGATATTCAAGCACCTAGTGCTCGTGGAGCGAGTACATTATATAAAATGCGCTTTACTGATATCAAAACGGGCCAGAAAGTTGAAGAGCGTTTCAAAGGCGATGATATTTTAGAAACAATTTCCCTAACCCGTCGTGGAGTGAGCTTTTCTTATATTGATGGTGATGAATATGTCTTTATGGACAATGAAGACTATACTCCCTACCTTTTCAAAAAAGCCGATATTGAAGAAGAATTACTTTTCATTCCTGAAGAAGGGTTACCAGGAATGCAAGTGTTAACAATGGATGGGCAAGTTCTTGCTTTAGAGTTACCGCAAACGGTTGATATGGTCATTATTGAGACAACCCCAGCAATTAAAGGGGCTTCGGCTAGCGCACGAACTAAGCCTGCAACGATGGCTACAGGGTTAACAGTTCAAGTTCCTGAATATTTAACAACCGGTGAAAAAATTCGTATTCATATCGCTGAGCGTCGTTATATGGGCCGTTGTGATTAA
- the mtr gene encoding tryptophan permease, translated as MAIDGTTQQKNPSILGGAMIIAGTAVGAGMFSIPMVTSGVWFTGSVILLIYTFICMLLSGLMILEANMNYPAGASFHTMVKDLLGTTWNSINSLSVTFVLYILTYAYISAGSSIITANLSEKIQIPQAGAGFIFAFIVAFFVWLSTRAVDRLSTILIGGMVITFIMSIGGMISTASPAILFNQTEHGESQYLPYALAALPYLLTSFGYHGNVPGLVKYYNKDSRSVVKSLVYGATITVVIYILWQYAIQGNIPRTSFIEIRENGNNIDALLAQMNISTQSSFISQFLNLFSYMALASSFLGVSLGLFDFIADFFKFADSKFGRLKSVLVTFLPPTILALIFPNGFIYAIGFAGLAATIWAVIVPALMAKASRKRYPNNSYKAPGGSFIIGFVILFGLINAVAHLLSLSGLLPIY; from the coding sequence ATGGCTATTGATGGAACAACACAACAAAAAAATCCTTCTATATTAGGAGGTGCGATGATCATTGCCGGTACTGCGGTGGGTGCGGGTATGTTTTCAATTCCTATGGTGACCTCCGGCGTATGGTTCACAGGCTCTGTCATACTGTTAATTTATACCTTTATTTGCATGTTACTTTCTGGGTTAATGATTTTAGAAGCCAATATGAATTACCCAGCTGGCGCCAGTTTCCATACTATGGTCAAAGACTTATTAGGCACGACATGGAATTCTATTAACAGTTTATCCGTTACTTTTGTGCTTTATATTCTTACTTATGCCTATATTTCTGCAGGAAGCTCTATCATCACCGCGAATTTGTCAGAAAAAATACAAATACCACAAGCGGGTGCAGGCTTTATTTTTGCATTTATTGTGGCTTTTTTTGTGTGGCTTTCTACTCGTGCTGTCGATAGGTTAAGTACCATTTTAATTGGCGGGATGGTCATCACCTTTATTATGTCAATCGGTGGAATGATTTCAACCGCATCACCAGCTATCCTATTCAACCAAACTGAGCATGGTGAAAGCCAATATCTTCCTTATGCCTTAGCCGCATTACCCTATTTATTAACCTCATTTGGTTATCACGGTAATGTTCCTGGATTAGTTAAATATTATAATAAAGATAGCCGTAGTGTTGTTAAGAGCCTAGTTTATGGGGCTACCATTACCGTTGTTATCTATATTTTGTGGCAGTATGCGATCCAAGGAAATATTCCAAGAACGTCATTTATTGAAATCAGAGAAAATGGCAACAATATTGATGCATTACTGGCTCAAATGAATATTTCTACCCAGAGCAGCTTTATATCTCAATTTTTGAACCTGTTTTCTTATATGGCTCTAGCGAGTTCTTTCTTAGGCGTGTCTTTAGGGTTATTTGATTTTATTGCTGATTTTTTCAAATTTGCAGATAGCAAATTTGGGCGCCTTAAATCTGTCTTAGTCACTTTTTTACCACCAACAATACTCGCACTGATTTTTCCTAATGGGTTTATTTATGCGATTGGTTTTGCAGGGTTGGCAGCTACTATTTGGGCAGTCATTGTCCCTGCGCTGATGGCGAAAGCAAGTCGTAAACGTTACCCTAACAACAGCTACAAAGCACCAGGTGGGAGCTTTATTATTGGCTTTGTGATCCTCTTTGGATTAATTAATGCGGTTGCTCATTTATTGTCACTATCTGGCTTACTACCTATTTATTAA
- a CDS encoding nucleotide triphosphate diphosphatase NUDT15: MSQHTHVVAGVGVLITNKQGQILMGKRSSKHAPYWSIFGGHVDPGESFEDCAIREIKEEIGIDIQAPTVFGISNNLQTYQQEGKHTVSICMHVEYNGEVEPRIMEADKCENLMWVSPDKLPEPHFEASRNAVDLWLTQRFYHHKA, encoded by the coding sequence ATGTCTCAGCATACTCATGTCGTCGCCGGTGTTGGTGTTCTAATCACTAATAAACAGGGACAAATTTTGATGGGCAAACGCAGTAGTAAACATGCGCCCTATTGGTCCATTTTCGGCGGACATGTGGACCCTGGTGAGTCCTTTGAAGATTGTGCCATTCGCGAAATAAAAGAAGAAATTGGTATTGATATCCAAGCTCCGACTGTTTTTGGTATCAGCAATAATTTACAGACTTATCAACAAGAAGGTAAACATACCGTTTCTATTTGTATGCATGTAGAATATAACGGTGAGGTTGAACCTCGAATTATGGAAGCAGATAAATGTGAAAACTTAATGTGGGTTTCACCTGATAAGCTCCCAGAGCCTCATTTTGAAGCTAGCCGCAATGCTGTTGACCTCTGGCTTACACAACGTTTCTATCACCACAAAGCCTAA
- the fruK gene encoding 1-phosphofructokinase → MTRRVATITLNPAYDLVGLCSTIEVGEVNLVKTASLNAGGKGVNVAKVLRDLGIDITVSGFMGKDNQEEFQHFFSENGMANRFSMVPGRTRINVKLTENNGESTDFNFSGFEVSKDDWNRFSTESLNWLGHFDMVVVSGSLPSGIDPEEFTRWMTRLRQLCPCIIFDSSREALKAGLKASPWLVKPNRHELESWVGRKLPDLQDVVAAAHELRDKGISHVVISLGEEGALWVNASGSWLAKPPHCEVISTVGAGDSMVAGLAYGLLNGESSEHTLRMATAISALSVSQPDVGLKNRNKLADMMAKIEMKSL, encoded by the coding sequence ATGACTCGCCGGGTTGCTACAATTACATTAAATCCTGCTTACGACCTTGTGGGCTTATGCTCTACTATCGAAGTTGGTGAAGTCAATTTAGTCAAAACCGCTAGCCTCAACGCGGGTGGTAAAGGTGTCAATGTCGCAAAAGTGCTCCGTGACTTAGGTATTGATATCACTGTTAGTGGTTTTATGGGAAAGGATAACCAAGAAGAGTTTCAACATTTTTTCAGTGAAAATGGCATGGCGAACCGTTTTAGTATGGTGCCAGGGCGTACACGGATTAACGTGAAACTCACGGAAAATAATGGGGAGTCAACGGATTTCAACTTTTCAGGCTTTGAGGTCAGTAAAGACGATTGGAACCGTTTCTCCACAGAGTCACTTAATTGGTTAGGCCATTTCGATATGGTCGTTGTCAGCGGAAGTTTACCAAGTGGTATTGACCCAGAAGAATTCACTCGTTGGATGACTCGCCTTCGCCAATTATGTCCATGTATTATTTTCGATAGTAGCCGAGAAGCCTTAAAGGCAGGTTTGAAAGCGTCACCATGGCTAGTAAAACCTAATCGTCATGAGTTAGAAAGTTGGGTTGGCCGAAAACTGCCAGATTTACAAGATGTTGTAGCCGCAGCGCATGAGTTAAGAGACAAAGGAATTTCTCATGTTGTTATTTCATTAGGAGAAGAAGGGGCTCTGTGGGTTAATGCTTCGGGTTCTTGGCTGGCGAAACCGCCACATTGTGAAGTGATAAGCACGGTTGGGGCTGGTGACTCGATGGTAGCAGGGCTAGCTTATGGGTTACTCAATGGTGAGTCCAGCGAGCATACGTTACGTATGGCGACCGCAATTTCTGCACTATCCGTTTCTCAGCCAGATGTCGGTTTAAAAAATAGAAACAAATTAGCGGATATGATGGCAAAAATTGAAATGAAATCGTTATAG
- the nfo gene encoding deoxyribonuclease IV produces the protein MKYIGAHVSASGGVDQAVIRAHEINATAFALFTKNQRQWKAAPLSEDVIKKFKDNCKKYGYGKHQILPHDSYLINLGHPEFEALEKSRVAFIDEMQRCEQLGIDLLNFHPGSHLKKIEIDDCLARIAESINIALAETEGVTAVIENTAGQGTNLGFDFTHLAKIIERVKDKSRVGVCIDTCHAFAAGYDLRTAEDCDNTFSQFADIVGFEFLKGMHLNDAKSEFASRVDRHHSLGEGNIGFVPFTYIMQDSRFDGIPLILETINPDIWPQEIAWLKAQQSS, from the coding sequence ATGAAATATATTGGAGCACATGTCAGCGCCTCTGGTGGGGTTGACCAAGCTGTTATTCGCGCACATGAAATCAATGCAACCGCTTTTGCGTTGTTCACAAAAAATCAGCGCCAATGGAAAGCTGCGCCACTAAGCGAAGACGTAATTAAGAAATTTAAAGATAACTGCAAAAAATATGGGTACGGTAAACACCAAATCCTTCCTCATGACAGCTATTTGATCAATTTAGGTCACCCCGAATTTGAGGCTCTAGAGAAATCTCGTGTCGCTTTTATCGATGAAATGCAGCGTTGTGAACAATTAGGTATTGATTTACTTAACTTTCACCCCGGTAGTCATTTAAAGAAAATTGAGATTGACGATTGTTTAGCTCGCATTGCTGAATCTATTAATATTGCGCTTGCTGAGACCGAAGGCGTGACCGCTGTAATTGAAAACACGGCGGGACAAGGCACTAACTTAGGCTTTGACTTTACGCATCTTGCAAAAATTATTGAACGGGTGAAAGATAAAAGCCGTGTAGGCGTTTGTATTGATACTTGCCACGCATTTGCCGCAGGTTATGACTTACGCACAGCCGAAGATTGTGACAACACATTTAGCCAATTTGCAGATATTGTTGGTTTTGAGTTTCTAAAGGGAATGCACCTTAATGATGCTAAAAGTGAATTTGCCAGTCGTGTTGACCGCCACCATAGTTTAGGTGAAGGGAATATTGGTTTTGTTCCATTCACGTATATTATGCAAGATAGCCGTTTCGATGGTATCCCCTTGATTTTAGAAACCATTAATCCCGATATTTGGCCGCAAGAAATTGCATGGTTGAAAGCACAGCAAAGTAGCTAA